A part of Notolabrus celidotus isolate fNotCel1 chromosome 21, fNotCel1.pri, whole genome shotgun sequence genomic DNA contains:
- the kmt2e gene encoding inactive histone-lysine N-methyltransferase 2E isoform X7 → MSIVIPVGVDTADTSYLDMAAGSDRPESVEASPVVVEKSSYPHQIYSSSSHHSHSYIGLPYADHNYGARPPPTPPASPPPSMLIRQGEGGLFVPGGQDEASRGTTLSTSEDGSYGADITRCICGFTHDDGYMICCDKCSAWQHIDCMGIDRQNIPETYLCERCQPRHLDRERAILLQTRKRECLSDGDTSATESGDEVPLELYSTFQHTPTTITLTTGRLGNKQADKKRKKSGDKEPPAGSARAKKAFREGSRKSSRVKLCDFIAQGAAPEQEPTEHPSLWENKIKTWMERYEEASSNQYSEDVQVLLRVKEQGDGKSLAYNTHPASFKPPVESQVQKNKKILKAVRDLAPDSLIIEYRGKFMLRQQFEANGYFFKRPYPFVLFYSKFDGLEMCVDARSFGNEARFIRRSCTPNSEVRHVVEDGMLHLYIYSLRPIIKGTEITIGFDFDYGSCKYKVDCACLKGNPECPVLKHNLEPTENMGSGGRRRRSLKDKEMVRDDLGQNQNVGLDGEGKSKSVGDGKQRKLSPLRLSISNNQASPAEQSHLPVWAASSWKGLKHKETREERKMEAILQAFARMEKREKRREQALERIGTVKTEVGGRSDIKDEPPVTPEMADSPTVMQPLLEVKEEPGLKPAKVKGSRNRKSFSRNRTHIGQQRRRARTISTCSDLPPGSPIESIEPLSNEMPEGEMLPAPEPEAIDAQGAPESSPPHSCSPAPDRVRTGSKNFKTKKHFVSEWVGEKQQQQMQDHSGVRTPEPVPERPLRISSDPEVLATQLNALPGMACSPQVYSTPKHYVRFSSPFLANRSPTTPGVPTGRRRSRELPETPPTTGSCKKRWLKQALEEEGSPSPARRPSLFMPCEGPLSPSINGDSDSPLPYNGTCSLPELPTPLKKRRLSPLDACISESSTPYGSPCATPTRAEQPEAPATPVLLATPPRTRIEEPSTEPLPSTPTHTLSTPQESESSAESSPEVSRKPSVQEADRPPSLVSSPCIRATSSDGLPTEVKLSAPDSPQPPASESVDSGEDRADAAVVEVSSEASSSAETCASSFSGWIKSPDRGPTGPAGLNFSPVNSNLRDLTPSHTLEPLVAPFRPDAAAGAAAGSTAGTGTLVVSQAPFSEGQGPLFYPCAEEGGLAFSRSLSGDGSGEGGGSAQNPPQKKKVSLLEYRKRQREARRSGSKTECSSPVATVPPLSVDAFPCAPEITSEPPPPPAPAVPCNTTTIITTTPTTATTPNTNPPAVKEPQPSEEAEASGEKGEREGGEGQWTSSTSVEQARERSYHRALLLSKDKDTDAEAEGGDTPALRDCPSPSLQKTPTHAPGSPGPPAQPPSRPTKEEDAESQPRTPNPTSQPPSKPAGPKPTPLTPTKLLPTPLPSSPVHYPGPSLLHSPKPQPQGSPFRSQRALFSTQPPNQPQPQAQAGPAPFPQYNAQSAPPPPPPPPPAPPVSTAYFPNPSPSPAGPFPGFKPSVTPPYPPGSQPMMQTLPISVHYQSSAAPPPPPPPPPHPMPGPTLLHLQPPPIQQHQLLLTTAPPPPPPPQGQAAQTQQQQQPPPGGGNLLSLTPPPPPPPPPPAPSSNAPMQPLHFQNLAGFQPALLHPGAAANPSVPPSSYPPPLQQTGLPPPPPPPPQQTQQGQAQAAASQMPSGTRGAPASSTPFHSSGYLSTGWH, encoded by the exons ATGAGCATAGTCATCCCAGTAGGGGTGGACACAGCAGACACCTCATACCTGGACATGGCTGCGGGCTCAGA CAGACCTGAATCGGTGGAGGCCAGCCCTGTGGTGGTGGAAAAGTCCAGCTACCCACACCAGATCTACAGCAGCAGTTCTCACCATTCCCACAGTTACATTGGCCTGCCTTATGCT GACCATAACTATGGGGCCCGGCCCCCACCTACACCGCCAgcctcccctcccccctccatGTTGATCCGACAAGGAGAGGGGGGGCTGTTTGTTCCAGGGGGTCAGGACGAAGCATCTCGGGGCACCACGCTCAGCACCTCAGAGGATGGCAGCTACGGGGCTGACATCACCCGCTGCATCTGTGGCTTCACCCATGATGACGGCTACATGATCTGCTGTGACAAGTGCAG TGCCTGGCAGCATATAGACTGCATGGGCATCGACAGGCAGAACATTCCTGAGACCTACCTGTGTGAACGCTGCCAACCACGACACCTGGACAGAGAGAGGGCCATCCTGCTGCAGACCAGGAAACGGGAATGTTTGTCTG ATGGGGACACCAGTGCTACAGAGAGTGGAGATGAAGTGCCGCTAGAGCTCTACTCCACCTTCCAACACACGCCTACCACCATCACACTGACGACCGGGCGCCTTGGCAATAAGCAGgctgacaaaaaaagaaaaaagagtggTGATAAAGAGCCTCCAGCGGGTTCTGCACGAGCCAAGAAG GCTTTCAGAGAGGGGTCCAGAAAGTCCTCCAGAGTAAAG CTTTGTGATTTTATCGCTCAGGGTGCAGCTCCGGAGCAGGAGCCCACCGAGCACCCGTCCCTTTGGGAGAACAAGATCAAGACGTGGATGGAGCGTTACGAGGAGGCCAGCAGTAATCAGTACAGCGAGGACGTCCAGGTCCTGCTGCGTGTCAAAGAGCAGGGCGACGGCAAGAGCCTGGCTTACAACACGCACCCTGCTTCCTTCAAACCCCCTGTGGAG aGTCAAGttcagaaaaacaagaagatcCTCAAGGCGGTGCGAGACTTGGCCCCAGACTCCCTCATCATTGAGTACAGGGGAAAGTTCATGCTTCGACAGCAGTTTGAGGCCAACGGTTACTTTTTCAAGAG GCCGTACCCATTTGTGCTATTTTATTCCAAATTCGACGGACTGGAGATGTGTGTGGACGCACGCAGTTTTGGGAATGAGGCACGCTTCATCCGTCGCTCCTGCACCCCTAACTCTGAA GTGCGGCACGTCGTCGAGGATGGCATGCTGCATTTATACATCTACTCACTGAGGCCTATCATAAAGGGCACAGAGATCACCATCGGTTTTGATTTCGACTACGGCAGCTG TAAATACAAGGTGGACTGTGCCTGCCTGAAGGGAAACCCCGAGTGCCCCGTGCTCAAGCACAACCTGGAGCCCACGGAGAACATGGGCTCGGGAGGCCGACGCCGACGAAGCCTCAAGGACAAGGAAATGGTCCGGGACGACTTGGGCCAGAACCAGAACGTGGGCCTGGACGGCGAGGGGAAGAGCAAGAGCGTGGGCGACGGGAAGCAGAGGAAGCTGTCTCCTCTTCGCCTCTCCATCTCTAACAACCAG GCCAGCCCAGCGGAGCAGTCCCATCTCCCTGTGTGGGCGGCCTCCAGCTGGAAGGGACTGAAACACAAGGAG acacgagaggagaggaagatggaggCCATCCTGCAAGCCTTTGCCCGCatggagaagagggagaagcGCAGGGAGCAGGCGCTGGAGAGGATCGGGACCGTCAAGACGGAGGTCGGGGGTCGCAGCGACATCAAGGACGAGCCTCCAGTCACTCCAGAGATGGCGGATTCTCCAACTGTGATGCAG CCGCTCCTGGAGGTGAAAGAGGAACCGGGCTTAAAACCAGCGAAGGTAAAAGGCTCCAGGAACCGGAAGAGCTTCTCGAGGAATCGCACGCACATCGGCCAACAGCGCCGGCGAGCTCGCACCATCAGCACCTGCTCGGACCTGCCGCCCGGCTCTCCAATCGAGTCCATCGAGCCTCTGAGCAACGAGATGCCCGAGGGAGAGATGCTGCCTGCGCCCGAGCCTGAGGCCATCGACGCTCAAGGAGCCCCGGAGTCCAGCCCCCCACACAGCTGCTCACCTGCACCGGACAGAGTACGCACCGGGAGCAAGAACTTCAAAACTAAAAAG CACTTTGTGAGCGAGTGGGTGggagagaagcagcagcagcagatgcagGACCACAGTGGAGTACGGACCCCGGAGCCGGTCCCAGAGAGGCCGCTGAGAATAAGCAGCGACCCCGAGGTCCTCGCCACGCAGCTGAACGCCCTCCCCGGCATGGCCTGCTCGCCACAGGTCTACAGCACGCCCAAACACTACGTCCGCTTCTCCTCGCCCTTCCTGGCAAACCGCAGCCCGACAACTCCGGGAGTCCCTACGGGGAGACGGCGTTCCAGAGAACTGCCAGAAACGCCACCGACCACGGGCTCTTGCAAGAAG CGATGGCTGAAGCAGgctctggaggaggagggatccCCCAGCCCGGCCAGGCGACCTAGTCTGTTCATGCCCTGTGAGGGTCCTCTCAGCCCCTCTATCAACGGAGACTCTGACAGCCCCCTCCCTTACAACGGCACCTGCTCTTTACCAG AGTTGCCCACACCTTTGAAGAAGCGACGGTTAAGCCCGTTGGACGCCTGTATCTCTGAGAGCTCCACGCCCTACGGTTCCCCGTGTGCCACGCCCACCAGGGCCGAGCAACCGGAGGCCCCCGCGACCCCCGTCTTACTGGCTACGCCGCCTCGGACTCGAATAGAGGAGCCAAGTACAGAGCCCCTGCCCAgcaccccaacacacacacttagcacCCCTCAGGAG agTGAATCTTCAGCGGAAAGCTCCCCAGAGGTCAGCCGGAAACCCAGCGTACAAGAG GCCGATCGTCCTCCTTCGTTGGTCTCCTCTCCCTGCATCCGAGCCACCAGTTCAGACGGACTTCCCACAGAAGTCAAGCTGTCTGCTCCGGACAGTCCGCAGCCTCCAGCTTCTGAATCCGTGGACTCTGGAGAGGACCGTGCAGATGCTGCAGTGGTAGAAGTCAGCAGTGAGGCCTCCTCGTCCGCAGAAACTTGTGCTTCCTCTTTTTCTGGATGGATCAAAAGTCCGGACAGAGGCCCGACTGGACCAGCTGGCCTGAACTTCTCTCCAGTCAACTCAAACTTACGGGACCTCACCCCCTCACACACCCTGGAGCCTCTGGTTGCTCCGTTCAGGCCCGACGCTGCAGCGGGGGCTGCGGCAGGGTCCACAGCGGGGACGGGGACTCTGGTTGTCTCTCAGGCCCCCTTCAGTGAAGGACAGGGGCCGCTCTTTTATCCTTGCGCTGAGGAAGGTGGTCTCGCTTTCTCACGCTCGCTTAGCGGGGACGGCAGCGGAGAGGGCGGAGGGTCGGCGCAGAAcccaccacagaagaagaag GTGTCTCTTCTGGAATACAGGAAGCGTCAGCGCGAAGCTCGGCGCAGCGGCTCCAAAACCGAATGCAGCTCTCCCGTCGCCACCGTGCCGCCTCTGAGCGTGGACGCCTTCCCCTGTGCTCCGGAGATCACCAGTGAACCTCCTCCGCCCCCGGCCCCCGCTGTGCCCTGcaacaccaccaccatcatcaccaccaccccCACCACCGCCACCACCCCCAACACCAACCCCCCAGCTGTCAAAGAGCCACAGCCCAGCGAAGAGGCCGAGGCGTCCGGAgagaagggggagagagagggaggagagggacagTG GACGTCGTCCACCTCTGTAGAGCAGGCCCGAGAACGCAGCTACCACAGAGCTCTGCTGCTcagcaaagacaaagacacag ATGCTGAGGCAGAAGGTGGAGATACACCCGCACTTAGAGACTGCCCTTCCCCGAGTCTCCAAAAGACCCCCACCCACGCA ccgGGCTCTCCTGGTCCTCCCGCTCAGCCTCCCAGCCGGCCCACAAAGGAGGAAGACGCCGAAAGTCAGCCGCGGACGCCGAACCCCACCAGCCAGCCCCCGAGCAAGCCTGCAGGACCCAAACCCACCCCTCTGACTCCCACTAAGCTGCTTCCTACCCCCTTACCCTCATCTCCTGTTCACTACCCCGGACCCTCCCTCCTGCACTCCCCCAAACCTCAGCCTCAAGGCTCCCCCTTCCGCAGCCAGAGGGCGCTGTTCTCCACCCAGCCTCCGAACCAACctcagcctcaggcacaggccGGCCCCGCTCCTTTCCCCCAGTACAATGCCCAGAGTGCTCCCCCaccacctccccctcctcccccggCACCTCCAGTCTCCACGGCGTACTTCCCCAACCCGAGCCCCTCACCTGCAGGACCCTTCCCCGGGTTTAAACCCTCCGTTACCCCTCCTTACCCTCCTGGTTCTCAGCCTATGATGCAGACTCTCCCCATCAGCGTGCACTATCAGAGCTCGGCTGCTCCTCCACCGCCTCCCCCTCCGCCCCCCCACCCGATGCCCGGCCCCACCCTCCTGCACTTGCAGCCTCCTCCCATCCAGCAGCACCAGCTCCTGCTGACTACAGCTCCTCCGCCGCCGCCTCCTCCACAAGGCCAGGCCGCCcagacgcagcagcagcagcagccacctCCAGGCGGCGGCAACCTGCTGTCCCtcacccctcctccacctcctcccccacCTCCCCCCGCGCCCTCGTCCAACGCCCCAATGCAGCCCCTCCACTTTCAGAACTTAGCGGGGTTTCAGCCGGCGTTGCTGCACCCAGGTGCCGCCGCCAACCCTTCAGTACCCCCATCCTCGTATCCCCCGCCCCTTCAGCAGACCGGACTgcctccacctccccctcctcccccacaACAGACTCAACAGGGCCAGGCTCAGGCCGCTGCCTCCCAGATGCCTTCTGGGACTCGTGGAGCTCCTGCATCCTCGACCCCTTTCCACAGCTCGGGGTACCTGAGCACGGGGTGGCACTGA
- the kmt2e gene encoding inactive histone-lysine N-methyltransferase 2E isoform X8 — MSIVIPVGVDTADTSYLDMAAGSEPESVEASPVVVEKSSYPHQIYSSSSHHSHSYIGLPYADHNYGARPPPTPPASPPPSMLIRQGEGGLFVPGGQDEASRGTTLSTSEDGSYGADITRCICGFTHDDGYMICCDKCSAWQHIDCMGIDRQNIPETYLCERCQPRHLDRERAILLQTRKRECLSDGDTSATESGDEVPLELYSTFQHTPTTITLTTGRLGNKQADKKRKKSGDKEPPAGSARAKKAFREGSRKSSRVKLCDFIAQGAAPEQEPTEHPSLWENKIKTWMERYEEASSNQYSEDVQVLLRVKEQGDGKSLAYNTHPASFKPPVESQVQKNKKILKAVRDLAPDSLIIEYRGKFMLRQQFEANGYFFKRPYPFVLFYSKFDGLEMCVDARSFGNEARFIRRSCTPNSEVRHVVEDGMLHLYIYSLRPIIKGTEITIGFDFDYGSCKYKVDCACLKGNPECPVLKHNLEPTENMGSGGRRRRSLKDKEMVRDDLGQNQNVGLDGEGKSKSVGDGKQRKLSPLRLSISNNQASPAEQSHLPVWAASSWKGLKHKETREERKMEAILQAFARMEKREKRREQALERIGTVKTEVGGRSDIKDEPPVTPEMADSPTVMQPLLEVKEEPGLKPAKVKGSRNRKSFSRNRTHIGQQRRRARTISTCSDLPPGSPIESIEPLSNEMPEGEMLPAPEPEAIDAQGAPESSPPHSCSPAPDRVRTGSKNFKTKKHFVSEWVGEKQQQQMQDHSGVRTPEPVPERPLRISSDPEVLATQLNALPGMACSPQVYSTPKHYVRFSSPFLANRSPTTPGVPTGRRRSRELPETPPTTGSCKKRWLKQALEEEGSPSPARRPSLFMPCEGPLSPSINGDSDSPLPYNGTCSLPELPTPLKKRRLSPLDACISESSTPYGSPCATPTRAEQPEAPATPVLLATPPRTRIEEPSTEPLPSTPTHTLSTPQESESSAESSPEVSRKPSVQEADRPPSLVSSPCIRATSSDGLPTEVKLSAPDSPQPPASESVDSGEDRADAAVVEVSSEASSSAETCASSFSGWIKSPDRGPTGPAGLNFSPVNSNLRDLTPSHTLEPLVAPFRPDAAAGAAAGSTAGTGTLVVSQAPFSEGQGPLFYPCAEEGGLAFSRSLSGDGSGEGGGSAQNPPQKKKVSLLEYRKRQREARRSGSKTECSSPVATVPPLSVDAFPCAPEITSEPPPPPAPAVPCNTTTIITTTPTTATTPNTNPPAVKEPQPSEEAEASGEKGEREGGEGQWTSSTSVEQARERSYHRALLLSKDKDTDAEAEGGDTPALRDCPSPSLQKTPTHAPGSPGPPAQPPSRPTKEEDAESQPRTPNPTSQPPSKPAGPKPTPLTPTKLLPTPLPSSPVHYPGPSLLHSPKPQPQGSPFRSQRALFSTQPPNQPQPQAQAGPAPFPQYNAQSAPPPPPPPPPAPPVSTAYFPNPSPSPAGPFPGFKPSVTPPYPPGSQPMMQTLPISVHYQSSAAPPPPPPPPPHPMPGPTLLHLQPPPIQQHQLLLTTAPPPPPPPQGQAAQTQQQQQPPPGGGNLLSLTPPPPPPPPPPAPSSNAPMQPLHFQNLAGFQPALLHPGAAANPSVPPSSYPPPLQQTGLPPPPPPPPQQTQQGQAQAAASQMPSGTRGAPASSTPFHSSGYLSTGWH; from the exons ATGAGCATAGTCATCCCAGTAGGGGTGGACACAGCAGACACCTCATACCTGGACATGGCTGCGGGCTCAGA ACCTGAATCGGTGGAGGCCAGCCCTGTGGTGGTGGAAAAGTCCAGCTACCCACACCAGATCTACAGCAGCAGTTCTCACCATTCCCACAGTTACATTGGCCTGCCTTATGCT GACCATAACTATGGGGCCCGGCCCCCACCTACACCGCCAgcctcccctcccccctccatGTTGATCCGACAAGGAGAGGGGGGGCTGTTTGTTCCAGGGGGTCAGGACGAAGCATCTCGGGGCACCACGCTCAGCACCTCAGAGGATGGCAGCTACGGGGCTGACATCACCCGCTGCATCTGTGGCTTCACCCATGATGACGGCTACATGATCTGCTGTGACAAGTGCAG TGCCTGGCAGCATATAGACTGCATGGGCATCGACAGGCAGAACATTCCTGAGACCTACCTGTGTGAACGCTGCCAACCACGACACCTGGACAGAGAGAGGGCCATCCTGCTGCAGACCAGGAAACGGGAATGTTTGTCTG ATGGGGACACCAGTGCTACAGAGAGTGGAGATGAAGTGCCGCTAGAGCTCTACTCCACCTTCCAACACACGCCTACCACCATCACACTGACGACCGGGCGCCTTGGCAATAAGCAGgctgacaaaaaaagaaaaaagagtggTGATAAAGAGCCTCCAGCGGGTTCTGCACGAGCCAAGAAG GCTTTCAGAGAGGGGTCCAGAAAGTCCTCCAGAGTAAAG CTTTGTGATTTTATCGCTCAGGGTGCAGCTCCGGAGCAGGAGCCCACCGAGCACCCGTCCCTTTGGGAGAACAAGATCAAGACGTGGATGGAGCGTTACGAGGAGGCCAGCAGTAATCAGTACAGCGAGGACGTCCAGGTCCTGCTGCGTGTCAAAGAGCAGGGCGACGGCAAGAGCCTGGCTTACAACACGCACCCTGCTTCCTTCAAACCCCCTGTGGAG aGTCAAGttcagaaaaacaagaagatcCTCAAGGCGGTGCGAGACTTGGCCCCAGACTCCCTCATCATTGAGTACAGGGGAAAGTTCATGCTTCGACAGCAGTTTGAGGCCAACGGTTACTTTTTCAAGAG GCCGTACCCATTTGTGCTATTTTATTCCAAATTCGACGGACTGGAGATGTGTGTGGACGCACGCAGTTTTGGGAATGAGGCACGCTTCATCCGTCGCTCCTGCACCCCTAACTCTGAA GTGCGGCACGTCGTCGAGGATGGCATGCTGCATTTATACATCTACTCACTGAGGCCTATCATAAAGGGCACAGAGATCACCATCGGTTTTGATTTCGACTACGGCAGCTG TAAATACAAGGTGGACTGTGCCTGCCTGAAGGGAAACCCCGAGTGCCCCGTGCTCAAGCACAACCTGGAGCCCACGGAGAACATGGGCTCGGGAGGCCGACGCCGACGAAGCCTCAAGGACAAGGAAATGGTCCGGGACGACTTGGGCCAGAACCAGAACGTGGGCCTGGACGGCGAGGGGAAGAGCAAGAGCGTGGGCGACGGGAAGCAGAGGAAGCTGTCTCCTCTTCGCCTCTCCATCTCTAACAACCAG GCCAGCCCAGCGGAGCAGTCCCATCTCCCTGTGTGGGCGGCCTCCAGCTGGAAGGGACTGAAACACAAGGAG acacgagaggagaggaagatggaggCCATCCTGCAAGCCTTTGCCCGCatggagaagagggagaagcGCAGGGAGCAGGCGCTGGAGAGGATCGGGACCGTCAAGACGGAGGTCGGGGGTCGCAGCGACATCAAGGACGAGCCTCCAGTCACTCCAGAGATGGCGGATTCTCCAACTGTGATGCAG CCGCTCCTGGAGGTGAAAGAGGAACCGGGCTTAAAACCAGCGAAGGTAAAAGGCTCCAGGAACCGGAAGAGCTTCTCGAGGAATCGCACGCACATCGGCCAACAGCGCCGGCGAGCTCGCACCATCAGCACCTGCTCGGACCTGCCGCCCGGCTCTCCAATCGAGTCCATCGAGCCTCTGAGCAACGAGATGCCCGAGGGAGAGATGCTGCCTGCGCCCGAGCCTGAGGCCATCGACGCTCAAGGAGCCCCGGAGTCCAGCCCCCCACACAGCTGCTCACCTGCACCGGACAGAGTACGCACCGGGAGCAAGAACTTCAAAACTAAAAAG CACTTTGTGAGCGAGTGGGTGggagagaagcagcagcagcagatgcagGACCACAGTGGAGTACGGACCCCGGAGCCGGTCCCAGAGAGGCCGCTGAGAATAAGCAGCGACCCCGAGGTCCTCGCCACGCAGCTGAACGCCCTCCCCGGCATGGCCTGCTCGCCACAGGTCTACAGCACGCCCAAACACTACGTCCGCTTCTCCTCGCCCTTCCTGGCAAACCGCAGCCCGACAACTCCGGGAGTCCCTACGGGGAGACGGCGTTCCAGAGAACTGCCAGAAACGCCACCGACCACGGGCTCTTGCAAGAAG CGATGGCTGAAGCAGgctctggaggaggagggatccCCCAGCCCGGCCAGGCGACCTAGTCTGTTCATGCCCTGTGAGGGTCCTCTCAGCCCCTCTATCAACGGAGACTCTGACAGCCCCCTCCCTTACAACGGCACCTGCTCTTTACCAG AGTTGCCCACACCTTTGAAGAAGCGACGGTTAAGCCCGTTGGACGCCTGTATCTCTGAGAGCTCCACGCCCTACGGTTCCCCGTGTGCCACGCCCACCAGGGCCGAGCAACCGGAGGCCCCCGCGACCCCCGTCTTACTGGCTACGCCGCCTCGGACTCGAATAGAGGAGCCAAGTACAGAGCCCCTGCCCAgcaccccaacacacacacttagcacCCCTCAGGAG agTGAATCTTCAGCGGAAAGCTCCCCAGAGGTCAGCCGGAAACCCAGCGTACAAGAG GCCGATCGTCCTCCTTCGTTGGTCTCCTCTCCCTGCATCCGAGCCACCAGTTCAGACGGACTTCCCACAGAAGTCAAGCTGTCTGCTCCGGACAGTCCGCAGCCTCCAGCTTCTGAATCCGTGGACTCTGGAGAGGACCGTGCAGATGCTGCAGTGGTAGAAGTCAGCAGTGAGGCCTCCTCGTCCGCAGAAACTTGTGCTTCCTCTTTTTCTGGATGGATCAAAAGTCCGGACAGAGGCCCGACTGGACCAGCTGGCCTGAACTTCTCTCCAGTCAACTCAAACTTACGGGACCTCACCCCCTCACACACCCTGGAGCCTCTGGTTGCTCCGTTCAGGCCCGACGCTGCAGCGGGGGCTGCGGCAGGGTCCACAGCGGGGACGGGGACTCTGGTTGTCTCTCAGGCCCCCTTCAGTGAAGGACAGGGGCCGCTCTTTTATCCTTGCGCTGAGGAAGGTGGTCTCGCTTTCTCACGCTCGCTTAGCGGGGACGGCAGCGGAGAGGGCGGAGGGTCGGCGCAGAAcccaccacagaagaagaag GTGTCTCTTCTGGAATACAGGAAGCGTCAGCGCGAAGCTCGGCGCAGCGGCTCCAAAACCGAATGCAGCTCTCCCGTCGCCACCGTGCCGCCTCTGAGCGTGGACGCCTTCCCCTGTGCTCCGGAGATCACCAGTGAACCTCCTCCGCCCCCGGCCCCCGCTGTGCCCTGcaacaccaccaccatcatcaccaccaccccCACCACCGCCACCACCCCCAACACCAACCCCCCAGCTGTCAAAGAGCCACAGCCCAGCGAAGAGGCCGAGGCGTCCGGAgagaagggggagagagagggaggagagggacagTG GACGTCGTCCACCTCTGTAGAGCAGGCCCGAGAACGCAGCTACCACAGAGCTCTGCTGCTcagcaaagacaaagacacag ATGCTGAGGCAGAAGGTGGAGATACACCCGCACTTAGAGACTGCCCTTCCCCGAGTCTCCAAAAGACCCCCACCCACGCA ccgGGCTCTCCTGGTCCTCCCGCTCAGCCTCCCAGCCGGCCCACAAAGGAGGAAGACGCCGAAAGTCAGCCGCGGACGCCGAACCCCACCAGCCAGCCCCCGAGCAAGCCTGCAGGACCCAAACCCACCCCTCTGACTCCCACTAAGCTGCTTCCTACCCCCTTACCCTCATCTCCTGTTCACTACCCCGGACCCTCCCTCCTGCACTCCCCCAAACCTCAGCCTCAAGGCTCCCCCTTCCGCAGCCAGAGGGCGCTGTTCTCCACCCAGCCTCCGAACCAACctcagcctcaggcacaggccGGCCCCGCTCCTTTCCCCCAGTACAATGCCCAGAGTGCTCCCCCaccacctccccctcctcccccggCACCTCCAGTCTCCACGGCGTACTTCCCCAACCCGAGCCCCTCACCTGCAGGACCCTTCCCCGGGTTTAAACCCTCCGTTACCCCTCCTTACCCTCCTGGTTCTCAGCCTATGATGCAGACTCTCCCCATCAGCGTGCACTATCAGAGCTCGGCTGCTCCTCCACCGCCTCCCCCTCCGCCCCCCCACCCGATGCCCGGCCCCACCCTCCTGCACTTGCAGCCTCCTCCCATCCAGCAGCACCAGCTCCTGCTGACTACAGCTCCTCCGCCGCCGCCTCCTCCACAAGGCCAGGCCGCCcagacgcagcagcagcagcagccacctCCAGGCGGCGGCAACCTGCTGTCCCtcacccctcctccacctcctcccccacCTCCCCCCGCGCCCTCGTCCAACGCCCCAATGCAGCCCCTCCACTTTCAGAACTTAGCGGGGTTTCAGCCGGCGTTGCTGCACCCAGGTGCCGCCGCCAACCCTTCAGTACCCCCATCCTCGTATCCCCCGCCCCTTCAGCAGACCGGACTgcctccacctccccctcctcccccacaACAGACTCAACAGGGCCAGGCTCAGGCCGCTGCCTCCCAGATGCCTTCTGGGACTCGTGGAGCTCCTGCATCCTCGACCCCTTTCCACAGCTCGGGGTACCTGAGCACGGGGTGGCACTGA